The region GCGGTTTGCGCAGCCATTACAGGAAGCTGGATGATTACAATGCGTATACGTTAAACGGTGGATTGAACATGATACCGAGGATGATAATTGATATTGCGTTTTTTAAACCGCAGGAATTAAAGGTATTTGGTGTGGATTTATATACTTCACTTAATTTTGATAAGGGATATGGGGGAATACAACAGACAGATTGGAAGGTTGTATTTGATCATTTTATTAATCACGATTTGATAACGCAGTACAAGGTAATGCAGGGGCTATATGAAAATGGAATTTTTACCGCGGATGGTCGCTTAGAAGGTATTATGCAAATGGGGGTTGGCAAATTTTTGGACTTTTTTGAGCAAAAATTTCAAGAGGTTTATTATTAAGTAAACATGGGTATCCCAAAAATCATTTGGATTTATTGGGCCACCGGTTTTGAAGATGCACCCTTCATTATTAAACGTTGTGTGGCATCCTGGAAGCAGAAAAACCCCGGATGGGAGGTTAATCTGCTGGACAACAACAACCTTTATGATTTTATTGGGCCGGTGGATATGCGCGAATCGGTTTTTGAGCGGTTGCCCATTCAGAAGAAAGCGAACCTTATCCGGTTAAAGCTGGTGCTTGAACGTGGTGGGGTATGGGTGGATGCTACCTGTTATTGCCTGAAACCGCTGGAAAGCTGGCTGTTTGATAGTGCACCGGGCGGATTCTTCATGTTTTATAAGCCGGGCCGGGACCGGATTATCTCGAATTGGTTCGTAGCCGGAGCCAAAGGAAATTATCTCATAAAGCGACTTTACGAGAGGCGCTGTGCATACTGGGACAAAAATGATTTTAATCATAAATCAGAAAGGCAACGCAAGTGGGTGCCTTTTCTTTGCAGGGTAATTAACCGGAACGAAGTTTTGCCTCTCATCTGGCTCACACCATTATTTACCAAAATCCTGAGAATATATCCATACCTCATTTTTCATTATGATTTTTACTGGCTCGTGAAGGTGGATAAGCAATGCGCTAAAATCTGGGCAATGACCAGAAAGATAAATGCAGGAGAGGCCCATAAAATTCAAAGATTGGGGATGGTAAAACCGCTGACGGAAGAAGGACGAAAATTTATTGATTCAACGGCTACGCCTCTATTTAAGCTCAGTTATAAAATTGATGCTGCTAAGATGAATGCCAATTCAGTATCTCAATATTTGTTTGACAATTATTAGGTGGAGCTATATATCCATATTGGAACGGAAAAAACAGGAAGCTCTTATGTGCAGACCTTGTTTGCTCAAAATCGCATGTTGCTGGAATCGTCTGGCTATTATTTTCCCCATGCCGGAAAACGCGAAAAAGATATGCTGTCCGGGCGCATTTCTCCGGGCAATGCCGCTGTGCTAAGTAACCTAATAGAGCAGGAAGATTGGAAGGAGGTTTCCAGTTGGTTGAAAACGCGAATGGAACAAGCGCGCAATGCCAATCTGAACAAGATGCTTTTGACCAATGAAACGCTGGTTAAGGGCTTGTCTGGAGAAGGAAAGCTAAGCCGCTTTGAAAAGCTGTATAAAGACCTGGGGATAGAAGTAATCCATTTTCTTTTGGTTTTACGCGATCCGGTAGATCAGGCACTTTCGCTATATAAGCATCGGGCTAAGCGGGGAAACAGCCCACCGCTGGAAAAATGGCTTCAGGCAGGGTATTACCTTCCGCAACATTTGTCAGGATTATTTAAGCAGTTAGGCGCGCATAAACTCACAGTCAGAAAGTATAAGGAAAATGGGGATGAACTGGCAAGTGTGTTTTTTAAGGATTGGCTGAACATGACAAAACCCGATAGCCTTGATGATACCAGGGTGAATCCATCGCTTTCTTTGTCAGAGCTTGAGGTTTTACGGCAAATCAGGCAACAGGATCCTGATATGGCCAACATTTTTTATGAGCGAATGCTGAAGATTCCTGTTGCCGAAAAATCCGATGACCGGTTCCTGAAGAATTTTTACAAACGCACCATTCAAAATTTCATTTCAGGCAATGTACTGGTTTGGGAGCATTGCAATAGGTTGTTGCCCGAAGCAGAGCAACTAAAAATACCAATGAAGGCAGCACAAATAGATCTGACTGAATACTCGCTTAGCTTCTCGCTGATACAGACGGAAGCATGGGTAAAACTGCAAAAGCAGAGTCGCACAATGTCATTCAGGCAAAAGCTTTATTTTAATGCACGGCTTAGGCCCATGCTCGCAAAAATAAAATCCGGGGTGCTTAAGCTGTTTACTGCTCTATAGGAAAATAAATACCGCAAACGGGATAAAATCTTGAAATTCACACAAACTGTCATTCCTGAATTTCGCGATAGCGGAATATCAGGAATCTCCTGCGCATTAAGCCCTGATGAGGGTTATGTGGCTGCTTTTACAGCCGGAGATTCCCGGCTTCGCGGGAATGACAATTATTTCTGGAATTCCGGAATTTACACTGTTTATAGTACAAATACCCTGGACTTTTACAAACAATGAGAATACTATTTACCTTAACCCCGGCTTTTGATCCCAATGCGGGTGGCGTACAGCGAACTACCTATAAGCTTGGAAAATACTTTTCGGAGCAGGGGTTGAGCGTGGCGTATTACTCTCTGTCGGATAAGGGGCATGTGGAAGTAGAATACGGAGTACTGTTCAGTGCCCCTGAAAATGGCCGCAATAAAAACCCTAAGAATATCCGGGATTTGAAAGAAGTGCTGCACAAGTGGCAGCCGGATATCGTGATTAACCAGATGCCGTATGAGAAAGAATTGCGGGAGGTGTTGTCTCAAAATAAACAGACTTTGGGTTTTGTGCTGTTGGGTTGTCTCCGGAATTCATTATTTAGTTTTAAGAGCAATGCCCGTGAAAACATGGGGCAAATGTTGCCTTCACCACTATTCAAACTGTTGGATAATTCCCTGGGGATCGGCATCATTCAAAAACGACATTGGCTAAAGCACAGAAAGGACCTCATGCGCATCCTCGATGCGCACGATCGCTTCATCCTATTTGCTCCGCCCAACCAGCAGGAGTTGGAACATTTTGTGGGCAATTATAAGTCAGAGAAGGTTTTGGCCATCCCCAATTCCATACCGGAGGTTTTTTCCGGG is a window of Bacteroidia bacterium DNA encoding:
- a CDS encoding glycosyltransferase, with the protein product MRILFTLTPAFDPNAGGVQRTTYKLGKYFSEQGLSVAYYSLSDKGHVEVEYGVLFSAPENGRNKNPKNIRDLKEVLHKWQPDIVINQMPYEKELREVLSQNKQTLGFVLLGCLRNSLFSFKSNARENMGQMLPSPLFKLLDNSLGIGIIQKRHWLKHRKDLMRILDAHDRFILFAPPNQQELEHFVGNYKSEKVLAIPNSIPEVFSGDVKKEKIILHVGRLNIQQKRSDLLLDFWEHAHDRLPDWRFVIVGDGPYMNALKADLKKRNLPRVDMEGYQKPEPYYKKASIFMMPSAYEGFPNTLIEAQSYGCAVLAFDSYGVLGWIVKEGNDALLSKPFDATHMATQAVRLAADSEALHTMQRAALTNAGRFTIDRVGEVWLRLFDELKKVPTT
- a CDS encoding capsular polysaccharide synthesis protein encodes the protein MGIPKIIWIYWATGFEDAPFIIKRCVASWKQKNPGWEVNLLDNNNLYDFIGPVDMRESVFERLPIQKKANLIRLKLVLERGGVWVDATCYCLKPLESWLFDSAPGGFFMFYKPGRDRIISNWFVAGAKGNYLIKRLYERRCAYWDKNDFNHKSERQRKWVPFLCRVINRNEVLPLIWLTPLFTKILRIYPYLIFHYDFYWLVKVDKQCAKIWAMTRKINAGEAHKIQRLGMVKPLTEEGRKFIDSTATPLFKLSYKIDAAKMNANSVSQYLFDNY